In Candidatus Woesebacteria bacterium, one DNA window encodes the following:
- a CDS encoding DNA-directed RNA polymerase beta subunit yields MAMNIQNQNRVYFSKERGNLKADDLTYIQKESWQWFLSEAIASELKEISPIEDFTGKNWELYLENPVLGEPTITSKKALEKGLTYSVPLKITATLVNKRSGRKVSQEVFLGEIPQMTQRGTFVISGVERSVVSQLVRSPGVYFSGDLDSSSGRMLYHSEIRPLHGTWLEFEVSKNDVISARIDRRRKITATVLLRIFGIESNEEIQDLFKEVNKDPQHNYISQTLSRDLTTNREEALLDFYRRMRPGEPVLLENAESLFKGMFLDPRRYDFGAVGRFKINKRLSLDIPNVKQNWILTKQDIVASLSYLIGLQNGQGRVDDIDHLANRRLRRVGELVATNAFRVGLLRLERSIKEKMSLISPSDSPTPSLLINARPLVASLNEFFRLSQLSAILDNTNPLNELEILRKLSVMGTGGINRERASFSIRDVSSSQYSRIDPVKTPEGQNIGLVNHLALYARVNEYGFIEAPYRKVEKVKKGGKTLMKVTDEIIYLPADDEEEYHITHSGVPIDKNGFITANRVPFRYRGSVSEGPVEIIDLIDVTPRQVVGASASLIPFLAHDEGNRALMGSNMQGQAVPLVSPEAPIVGTGMEKIVAEAMGRLIKSKYDGIVDYADAEKIVVRLDKKTDDKSSEEIEISPDGKFATYLLSKFKKTAQSTCYNQRVVVKPGDKVKKGDVLADGPAMENGELALGRNLLIAYMSLDGYGFEDAILISDRLVKEDLMTSINIEEYEADVVETKLGPEELTRDIPNVAESELANLAEDGIVVVGAEVGPNDILVGKIAPKGETELTAEERLLRAIFGEKAREVRDTSLRLPHGERGIVVDVQILDRNKGDELGAGVIKRVIVRVAQMRKVTVGDKIAGRHGNKGVIAKVMPVADMPFLADGTPIDIIISPLSVISRMNLGQLLECHLGWAAQKQGKKVALPVFDEIGEDAVVNELRKVNLPVNGKARLFDGRTGEAFLEDTTVGVAYIMKLNHMVEDKTHARSTGPYSLVTQQPLGGKAQMGGQRLGEMEVWALEAHRAAYTLQEMLTIKSDDIVGRAKAFEAIVKGVDIPQSTVPESFKVLVRELNSLCLSIEASGHISREHEENDEVSELGLELEEASGAKEVAVASELLREESPVEVDEVISSGEEVNS; encoded by the coding sequence GAAGTTTTTCTGGGAGAAATTCCTCAGATGACCCAAAGAGGAACTTTTGTGATTAGTGGTGTTGAGAGATCTGTTGTTAGTCAATTAGTCAGATCACCAGGAGTTTATTTTTCTGGCGATCTTGATTCCTCGTCAGGTAGAATGCTTTATCACTCTGAAATAAGACCACTTCATGGTACTTGGCTTGAATTTGAGGTCTCGAAAAATGATGTCATCTCAGCCAGAATTGACAGAAGAAGAAAAATTACTGCCACTGTCCTCTTGCGTATCTTTGGCATTGAAAGTAATGAGGAGATTCAAGATTTGTTTAAAGAAGTTAATAAAGATCCACAACACAATTATATCAGTCAAACTCTGTCTCGCGATTTAACTACCAATAGAGAAGAAGCTCTACTTGATTTTTATCGCAGGATGAGGCCTGGTGAGCCAGTTTTACTTGAAAATGCCGAAAGTCTTTTCAAAGGTATGTTTCTTGATCCACGTCGATATGATTTTGGAGCAGTCGGAAGATTTAAGATTAACAAAAGACTCTCGCTTGATATTCCCAATGTTAAGCAAAATTGGATTTTGACAAAACAAGATATTGTTGCTTCTCTTTCATATCTTATAGGTTTGCAAAATGGCCAGGGTAGAGTTGATGATATTGACCACTTAGCCAATCGTCGTTTGAGAAGAGTTGGCGAGCTTGTGGCAACAAACGCTTTTCGTGTTGGCCTTTTGAGGCTTGAAAGATCTATTAAAGAGAAAATGAGCCTCATTTCTCCTTCTGACAGTCCTACTCCGTCTTTATTGATTAATGCTCGTCCTTTAGTGGCTTCCTTAAATGAATTTTTTAGGTTGAGTCAGCTTTCAGCTATTCTTGACAATACCAATCCTCTAAATGAACTTGAAATATTGCGCAAACTTTCGGTTATGGGAACAGGTGGAATCAATAGAGAAAGAGCCTCATTTTCAATTCGTGATGTCTCAAGCTCGCAGTATAGTCGCATTGATCCGGTAAAAACTCCTGAAGGTCAGAATATAGGTTTGGTTAATCATTTAGCTCTTTATGCGAGAGTGAATGAGTATGGTTTCATTGAAGCTCCTTATCGCAAGGTTGAAAAAGTCAAAAAGGGAGGGAAAACTTTAATGAAAGTGACTGATGAAATTATTTATTTACCAGCAGATGATGAGGAAGAATATCATATAACTCATTCAGGAGTGCCTATTGATAAAAACGGCTTTATTACTGCCAATCGTGTGCCTTTTCGCTATCGAGGCTCAGTTTCTGAAGGTCCTGTTGAAATAATTGATCTGATAGATGTTACCCCTCGTCAGGTAGTCGGAGCTTCAGCGTCTTTGATTCCTTTCTTGGCTCATGATGAAGGTAATCGCGCTTTGATGGGCTCTAACATGCAGGGTCAAGCCGTGCCTCTTGTTAGTCCAGAGGCTCCTATTGTGGGAACAGGTATGGAAAAGATAGTAGCTGAAGCTATGGGTAGACTAATTAAATCGAAGTATGATGGAATTGTTGATTATGCTGACGCTGAAAAGATAGTTGTCAGATTAGATAAAAAAACAGACGATAAAAGTTCTGAAGAAATTGAAATTTCTCCTGATGGAAAGTTCGCTACATATCTATTATCTAAATTTAAAAAGACTGCACAATCAACTTGCTACAACCAAAGAGTGGTAGTTAAACCTGGGGATAAGGTTAAAAAGGGCGATGTTTTAGCTGATGGTCCAGCAATGGAAAATGGAGAGCTTGCCCTTGGAAGGAATCTCCTTATTGCTTACATGTCCCTTGACGGTTATGGTTTTGAGGATGCTATTTTGATTTCTGATCGCTTGGTTAAAGAAGACTTGATGACCTCAATTAACATAGAAGAATATGAGGCTGATGTTGTGGAAACAAAACTGGGGCCTGAAGAGTTGACTCGTGATATTCCCAATGTGGCAGAATCAGAACTTGCGAATTTAGCCGAAGATGGGATCGTGGTTGTGGGTGCTGAAGTTGGTCCTAATGATATCTTAGTGGGTAAAATTGCCCCCAAAGGAGAAACAGAACTTACTGCTGAGGAAAGACTCTTGCGGGCTATTTTTGGCGAGAAGGCTCGCGAGGTGAGAGATACTTCTTTAAGGCTTCCTCATGGTGAAAGAGGAATTGTGGTTGATGTCCAGATACTTGATCGCAATAAGGGTGATGAGCTTGGAGCGGGAGTAATTAAGAGAGTGATTGTTAGAGTGGCACAGATGAGGAAAGTTACAGTAGGTGACAAGATAGCTGGTCGACATGGTAACAAGGGTGTTATAGCCAAAGTTATGCCGGTTGCTGATATGCCTTTTCTTGCTGATGGCACCCCTATTGATATTATTATTTCCCCTTTGTCTGTTATCTCACGTATGAATTTAGGCCAGCTTTTGGAATGCCATCTTGGTTGGGCAGCCCAGAAACAGGGTAAAAAAGTAGCTTTGCCTGTTTTTGACGAGATTGGGGAAGATGCTGTTGTTAATGAACTTAGGAAAGTTAATTTGCCGGTGAATGGTAAGGCGCGGCTCTTTGACGGGAGAACAGGAGAAGCTTTTCTTGAAGATACTACGGTTGGTGTCGCTTACATTATGAAGCTTAATCATATGGTTGAAGATAAAACTCACGCAAGGTCAACTGGTCCTTATTCTCTTGTTACTCAGCAACCTTTGGGAGGAAAAGCGCAGATGGGAGGTCAGCGCTTGGGTGAAATGGAGGTTTGGGCTCTTGAGGCGCATCGTGCTGCCTATACTTTGCAGGAGATGCTAACCATTAAGTCTGATGATATAGTTGGAAGAGCTAAAGCTTTTGAGGCTATTGTCAAGGGAGTTGATATTCCACAATCAACTGTTCCTGAGAGCTTTAAGGTTTTAGTCAGGGAGCTTAATTCTTTGTGTTTGTCAATTGAAGCTTCTGGCCACATATCAAGAGAACATGAAGAAAATGACGAAGTATCAGAGCTTGGTCTTGAACTAGAAGAAGCGAGTGGAGCTAAAGAAGTAGCAGTTGCAAGCGAGCTTTTGAGAGAAGAAAGTCCAGTTGAAGTAGATGAAGTCATTTCAAGCGGAGAGGAGGTTAATAGTTAA